From one Mercenaria mercenaria strain notata unplaced genomic scaffold, MADL_Memer_1 contig_2779, whole genome shotgun sequence genomic stretch:
- the LOC123566549 gene encoding interaptin-like isoform X2 gives MSGKEKVHELDESMIGFFKVFDQLTATLRLITDYQSITLTDDKFTPSEAVLLNGTNRKRLTKDVLVCIEESCLHEKSKSLQKLLQLLRFINDTAKKHSALTVVDLQLDKYKEEPSFKTFFINDFRQTQENEIKELKENQRALKQLLEISKRKETDFVKEKKEILSENKNLNDLNEQKDEENEKLRNSISSLQTDIDNLKSKYLDEWKAEKETLVERTEEKDEQIETLQNKVVELTENVETERKTADDLRKEYEKVKEELENIKCKKVLQVQLFYQRRGGLISEVEENLKEVLKMRLEDGKTELNFISCHSSSDISPDLPTLLIAICASRLGTDAANAIQGLSLHKKILLLIFHHKDVHALPSQASERVLTGQEFKSIGGIYDMAFLSQRGIYSCDLNEKSVTTVVSFLKASKG, from the exons ACGACAAATTTACCCCATCAGAAGCAGTTTTGCTCAATGGAACTAATAGAAAACGACTAACAAAGGACGTTTTAGTTTGTATAGAG GAGTCATGTTTACACGAGAAAAGTAAAAGTCTTCAGAAGCTTCTTCAACTTTTACGATTTATCAATGATACTGCTAAAAAGCACAGTGCCTTGACCGTTGTAGATTTACAACTTGACAAATATAAAGAAGAACCTTCTTTCAAGACATTCTTTATTAATGACTTTCGACAGACccaggaaaatgaaataaaagagtTGAAAGAAAACCAGAGAGCGTTGAAGCAACTATTGGAAATttctaaaagaaaagaaactgacTTTGTAAAAGAGAAAAAGGAAATACTTTCcgaaaataaaaatctaaatgaCTTAAATGAACAGAAAGACGAAGAAAACGAAAAGCTGAGAAACTCAATAAGCAGTCTTCAAACGGATATAGATAACTTGAAATCGAAATATTTAGATGAGTGGAAAGCCGAAAAAGAAACGTTAGTTGAGAGGACTGAAGAAAAAGATGAACAGATAGAAACCCTTCAAAACAAAGTTGTGGAACTGACTGAAAACgtagaaacagaaagaaaaacagCAGACGATTTAAGGAAAGAATATGAAAAAGTTAAAGAAGAGTTGGAAAACATTAAGTGCAAGAAAGTTCTACAAG TGCAGTTGTTCTATCAGCGTCGAGGAGGTCTCATTTCTGAAGTAGAGGAAAATTTGAAGGAAGTGTTAAAAATGCGTCTTGAAGACGGAAAAACTGAGTTGAACTTCATTTCTTGCCATAGTTCTTCTGACATCAGTCCTGATTTACCAACCTTGCTTATTGCCATATGCGCCTCAAGACTTGGTACAGACGCTGCCAATGCTATACAAGGATTAAGct TACATAAGAAGATATTGCTTCTAATCTTCCATCACAAAGATGTTCATGCCCTTCCTTCGCAAGCAAGCGAACGTGTACTAACTGGACAAGAGTTCAAAAGTATAGGTGGAATATACGATATGGCCTTTTTGTCACAGAGAGGAATATACTCGTGCGATTTGAATGAGAAAAGCGTAACAACAGTGGTTAGCTTTCTCAAAGCATCTAAAGGATGA